One stretch of Juglans microcarpa x Juglans regia isolate MS1-56 chromosome 3D, Jm3101_v1.0, whole genome shotgun sequence DNA includes these proteins:
- the LOC121254967 gene encoding lipoxygenase 6, chloroplastic, whose amino-acid sequence MFAVNPAGPPKSDISGGVLRTSPAFFSESSIAPILRTQLPVFGSRVNRNGLIRAVISSGDKTLETASTLEGKESNGSLLSSGGGIEVRAVVTVRKKIKETITEKIEDQWEFFVNVFGQGIVIQLISEEIDPATNSGKSAQSSVRGWLTRPLNNSQIVEYAANFTVPKDFGCPGAILVTNLHGKEFYLLEIVIHGFDGGPIFFPANTWIHSQKDNSESRIIFKNQAYLPLQTPPGIKDLRNEDLLSIRGNGKGERKPHDRIYDYDLYNDLGNPDKDKDLARPVLGCEERPYPMRCRTGRPPTKSDPFSETRIEKPHPVYVPRDETFEEIKQDTFSTGRLKAVLHNLIPSIAATLSSSDISFKCFSDIDKLYNDGVILKDDENKDVFENLLLGRMMKQVMSVGQRLLKYETPAIIKRDRFAWLRDNEFSRQTLAGLNPVNIEILKEFPILSELDPAVYGPPESALTKELIEQELNGLSLEKAIEEKRLFILDYHDMLLPFIKKINSLPGRKSYASRTIFFYTKTGFLRPIAIELSLPPAPSSPRNKRVYTHGHDATTHWIWKLAKAHVCSNDAGVHQLVNHWLRTHACMEPYIIATHRQLSSMHPIYKLLHPHMRYTLEINALARQSLINGGGIIEACFSPGKYAMELSSAAYKSLWRFDMEALPADLLRRGMAVEDPSMPCGVRLVIEDYPYAADGLLIWSATQEWVENYVNHFYTEPNSVTSDLELQAWWNEIKNKGHYDKRNEPWWPKLNTKEDLSRILTSMIWIASGQHAAINFGQYPFGGYVPNRPTLTRRLIPQEDDPDYEKFIHNPQHTFLSSLATQLQATKIMAVQDTLSTHSPDEEYLGQVNQLNSHWINDNEVLKLFKKFSARLEVIEEIINARNKDNHLRNRSGAGIPPYELLLPSSGPGVTGRGIPNSISI is encoded by the exons ATGTTTGCGGTCAACCCGGCCGGTCCTCCCAAGTCTGACATATCCGGCGGGGTACTCAGGACATCTCCGGCTTTCTTCAGTGAAAGCAGCATAGCCCCTATTTTGAGGACTCAGTTACCGGTATTCGGTTCTCGGGTCAACAGGAACGGGCTAATCCGGGCCGTGATCAGCAGTGGCGACAAGACTTTGGAGACTGCTAGTACCCTGGAAGGCAAAGAGAGTAATGGGTCTTTGTTGTCTTCGGGAGGAGGGATCGAAGTAAGGGCGGTGGTGACTGTGAGGAAGAAAATCAAGGAGACGATCACGGAGAAAATAGAGGACCAGTGGGAGTTCTTTGTAAATGTATTTGGCCAGGGCATCGTCATTCAGCTTATAAGCGAAGAGATTGATCCCG CTACCAATTCAGGAAAGAGTGCCCAGTCCTCTGTACGGGGCTGGTTGACGAGGCCATTGAACAATTCACAAATTGTTGAATATGCTGCTAATTTCACTGTCCCGAAGGACTTTGGGTGTCCTGGGGCCATTCTCGTTACAAATCTTCATGGCAAGGAGTTCTACTTATTGGAGATTGTCATTCATGGTTTTGATGGAGGCCCCATCTTCTTCCCAGCTAATACGTGGATCCATTCACAGAAAGATAATTCTGAAAGtagaattattttcaaaaatcaa GCATACTTACCGTTACAAACACCTCCTGGCATTAAAGATCTTCGAAATGAAGATTTATTGAGCATCCGGGGAAATGGGAAAGGCGAGAGAAAGCCCCATGATAGGATTTATGATTATGATCTTTATAATGATTTGGGTAATCCAGACAAGGACAAAGATCTTGCTAGGCCAGTTCTTGGTTGCGAAGAGAGGCCTTATCCCATGCGCTGTAGAACTGGCCGACCTCCAACAAAATCAG ATCCATTTTCTGAGACTAGAATCGAAAAGCCCCATCCAGTGTATGTTCCACGGGATGAAACTTTTGAGGAGATTAAGCAGGACACTTTCTCCACTGGAAGGTTGAAAGCTGTGCTCCACAATCTTATACCATCCATTGCTGCTACTTTGTCAAGTTCAGACATATCTTTTAAGTGCTTTTCTGATATCGACAAGCTATATAATGATGGTGTTATCTTGAAAGATGATGAGAATAAAGATGTATTTGAGAATCTATTGCTGGGTAGGATGATGAAACAGGTTATGAGCGTGGGCCAAAGGTTGTTGAAGTATGAAACGCCAGCCATTATAAAAA GAGACAGATTTGCTTGGCTGCGAGACAATGAGTTTTCACGTCAGACTTTAGCTGGACTCAATCCGGTGAACATTGAGATTTTGAAG GAATTTCCAATTCTCAGTGAGCTAGACCCTGCTGTCTATGGTCCTCCAGAGTCGGCTCTCACGAAGGAATTGATAGAGCAAGAACTCAATGGACTGAGTCTAGAAAAG GCTATTGAGGAAAAGAGACTGTTTATACTTGATTACCATGACATGCTTTTACCATTTATCAAGAAGATTAACTCCTTGCCTGGAAGGAAATCTTATGCTTCTAGgacaatttttttctatacCAAGACTGGTTTTCTGAGGCCTATAGCTATCGAGCTTTCGCTTCCTCCAGCGCCTTCCTCACCTCGAAATAAACGTGTTTACACTCATGGGCATGATGCCACTACGCATTGGATTTGGAAGCTAGCCAAAGCTCATGTTTGCTCAAATGATGCTGGTGTCCACCAACTAGTGAATCACTG GTTGAGGACTCATGCTTGCATGGAACCTTATATAATTGCAACTCATAGGCAGCTCAGCTCAATGCACCCCATTTACAAGCTGCTTCACCCCCATATGCGCTACACCTTAGAAATTAATGCACTCGCGCGGCAAAGTTTGATAAATGGAGGGGGAATAATTGAGGCTTGTTTCAGTCCAGGAAAGTATGCCATGGAGCTTAGCTCTGCAGCCTACAAGAGTTTGTGGCGATTTGACATGGAGGCATTGCCAGCGGATCTTCTTAGGAG aggCATGGCGGTGGAGGATCCTTCGATGCCATGTGGTGTGAGACTTGTAATTGAAGACTACCCTTATGCTGCAGATGGCCTCCTCATATGGTCCGCAACTCAAGAATGGGTGGAAAATTATGTGAACCATTTCTACACCGAGCCAAATTCCGTCACATCTGATCTTGAGCTTCAAGCCTGGTGGAATGAAATCAAGAACAAGGGTCACTATGACAAAAGGAATGAACCCTGGTGGCCTAAATTGAATACCAAGGAGGACTTATCCCGCATTCTTACCTCAATGATTTGGATTGCTTCAGGTCAGCATGCAGCTATCAACTTCGGGCAGTATCCTTTTGGAGGATATGTCCCTAACCGTCCTACCCTTACGAGAAGACTCATTCCACAAGAAGATGACCCTGATTATGAGAAGTTTATTCATAACCCGCAGCACACTTTCCTGTCTTCTCTGGCAACTCAACTTCAAGCAACCAAAATAATGGCAGTTCAAGACACCCTGTCGACTCACTCTCCAGATGAAGAGTACTTGGGTCAGGTGAATCAGCTAAACAGCCATTGGATCAATGACAATGAAGTTTTAAAATTGTTCAAGAAATTCTCTGCTAGATTAGAGGTGATAGAGGAGATAATAAATGCAAGAAACAAAGACAATCATCTCAGAAATAGAAGTGGTGCAGGTATTCCTCCCTACGAGCTGCTCCTTCCATCATCAGGTCCTGGAGTCACGGGTCGTGGAATCCCGAATAGCATTTCCATCTGA
- the LOC121256290 gene encoding uncharacterized protein LOC121256290 isoform X2: protein MADLHVVHAENPPAQTPLLNSNQNHIPPQEPRQQQQQRQNEETHLDQTLKKLEKFLTFLGFKQSSWRSSALSWTAFVLISVALPVVVLELSDCSGCEMYQIKAFELDIVASQACLAAVSLLCISHNLRKYGIRKFLFVDRSNGQMSRFHDVYVKQILASLRLLIYWALPCVALKTAREVIRMLYVNHESWWQSVAILLALIIPWTYVSMISLSASVLFHMVCNLQVIHFDDYGKLLERESDVLVFMEEHIRLRYHLSKISHRFRIYLLLGFFVVTASQFVTLLRTTAYSGIITIINGGHFAVSTIVQVVGIIICLHAATKISHRAQGIASLASRWHALLTCSSTDSLHNRVSNNVGNLEAAINLDSMEINYSESDLDSSDYVPIPIDAQLASYMSSYHKRQAFDKSWRNHDIWLDG, encoded by the exons ATGGCTGATCTTCATGTTGTGCACGCAGAAAACCCTCCCGCCCAAACCCCACTTCTCAATTCAAACCAAAACCACATTCCTCCCCAAGAACCACgacagcaacaacaacaacgacAAAACGAAGAGACCCATTTAGATCAGACACTCAAAAAGTTGGAAAAGTTTCTCACTTTCCTCGGGTTTAAGCAGTCGTCTTGGAGGAGCTCAGCTCTGTCTTGGACTGCTTTCGTGCTCATAAGTGTGGCACTCCCTGTTGTGGTGCTCGAGCTCTCCGACTGTTCGGGGTGCGAGATGTACCAGATTAAGGCTTTCGAACTGGACATCGTGGCCTCGCAGGCGTGCCTCGCTGCTGTCTCTTTGCTCTGCATTTCCCACAATCTCCGCAAGTATGGGATTCGAAAGTTCCTCTTCGTTGACCGATCCAATGGCCAAATGTCTCGCTTTCATGACGTTTACGTTAAGCAGATTTTG GCTTCTTTACGCCTCCTCATATATTGGGCACTGCCATGTGTTGCTCTGAAGACTGCACGGGAAGTCATCCGCATGTTGTATGTAAATCATGAATCATGGTGGCAGTCAGTTGCTATTTTATTAGCTTTGATTATACCCTGGACTTATGTGAGTATGATCTCTCTATCAGCCAGCGTTTTGTTTCACATGGTCTGCAATCTGCAAGTTATCCACTTTGATGATTACGGGAAGCTCTTGGAAAGAGAATCAGATGTCTTGGTTTTTATGGAGGAGCACATCCGTTTGCGGTATCATCTGTCTAAGATAAGCCATAGATTCCGAATTTATCTTCTTCTAGGGTTCTTTGTCGTCACAGCAAGCCAATTTGTGACCCTGCTGCGGACCACAGCATATAGTGGAATAATTACTATAATAAATGGCGGCCATTTTGCA GTGTCCACAATTGTTCAGGTTGTTGGGATTATTATTTGCTTGCATGCAGCCACAAAAATTTCCCATAGAGCTCAAGGTATTGCATCTCTTGCAAGCAGGTGGCATGCTTTGCTAACATGCAGTTCAACAGATTCATTGCATAACAGAGTTTCCAACAATGTGGGGAACTTGGAGGCTGCAATTAATTTGGACTCCATGGAAATAAATTACTCTGAAAGTGATTTGGACTCGTCGGATTATGTTCCAATTCCTATTGATGCTCAACTGGCTTCCTATATGTCCTCATATCACAAAAGACAAGCCTTTG ACAAATCCTGGAGGAATCACGATATTTGGTTGGACGGTTGA
- the LOC121256290 gene encoding uncharacterized protein LOC121256290 isoform X1, translated as MADLHVVHAENPPAQTPLLNSNQNHIPPQEPRQQQQQRQNEETHLDQTLKKLEKFLTFLGFKQSSWRSSALSWTAFVLISVALPVVVLELSDCSGCEMYQIKAFELDIVASQACLAAVSLLCISHNLRKYGIRKFLFVDRSNGQMSRFHDVYVKQILASLRLLIYWALPCVALKTAREVIRMLYVNHESWWQSVAILLALIIPWTYVSMISLSASVLFHMVCNLQVIHFDDYGKLLERESDVLVFMEEHIRLRYHLSKISHRFRIYLLLGFFVVTASQFVTLLRTTAYSGIITIINGGHFAVSTIVQVVGIIICLHAATKISHRAQGIASLASRWHALLTCSSTDSLHNRVSNNVGNLEAAINLDSMEINYSESDLDSSDYVPIPIDAQLASYMSSYHKRQAFVTYLQTNPGGITIFGWTVDRALLNTLFFIELSLVTFLLGKTVVFTSN; from the exons ATGGCTGATCTTCATGTTGTGCACGCAGAAAACCCTCCCGCCCAAACCCCACTTCTCAATTCAAACCAAAACCACATTCCTCCCCAAGAACCACgacagcaacaacaacaacgacAAAACGAAGAGACCCATTTAGATCAGACACTCAAAAAGTTGGAAAAGTTTCTCACTTTCCTCGGGTTTAAGCAGTCGTCTTGGAGGAGCTCAGCTCTGTCTTGGACTGCTTTCGTGCTCATAAGTGTGGCACTCCCTGTTGTGGTGCTCGAGCTCTCCGACTGTTCGGGGTGCGAGATGTACCAGATTAAGGCTTTCGAACTGGACATCGTGGCCTCGCAGGCGTGCCTCGCTGCTGTCTCTTTGCTCTGCATTTCCCACAATCTCCGCAAGTATGGGATTCGAAAGTTCCTCTTCGTTGACCGATCCAATGGCCAAATGTCTCGCTTTCATGACGTTTACGTTAAGCAGATTTTG GCTTCTTTACGCCTCCTCATATATTGGGCACTGCCATGTGTTGCTCTGAAGACTGCACGGGAAGTCATCCGCATGTTGTATGTAAATCATGAATCATGGTGGCAGTCAGTTGCTATTTTATTAGCTTTGATTATACCCTGGACTTATGTGAGTATGATCTCTCTATCAGCCAGCGTTTTGTTTCACATGGTCTGCAATCTGCAAGTTATCCACTTTGATGATTACGGGAAGCTCTTGGAAAGAGAATCAGATGTCTTGGTTTTTATGGAGGAGCACATCCGTTTGCGGTATCATCTGTCTAAGATAAGCCATAGATTCCGAATTTATCTTCTTCTAGGGTTCTTTGTCGTCACAGCAAGCCAATTTGTGACCCTGCTGCGGACCACAGCATATAGTGGAATAATTACTATAATAAATGGCGGCCATTTTGCA GTGTCCACAATTGTTCAGGTTGTTGGGATTATTATTTGCTTGCATGCAGCCACAAAAATTTCCCATAGAGCTCAAGGTATTGCATCTCTTGCAAGCAGGTGGCATGCTTTGCTAACATGCAGTTCAACAGATTCATTGCATAACAGAGTTTCCAACAATGTGGGGAACTTGGAGGCTGCAATTAATTTGGACTCCATGGAAATAAATTACTCTGAAAGTGATTTGGACTCGTCGGATTATGTTCCAATTCCTATTGATGCTCAACTGGCTTCCTATATGTCCTCATATCACAAAAGACAAGCCTTTG TAACTTATTTGCAGACAAATCCTGGAGGAATCACGATATTTGGTTGGACGGTTGATAGGGCCCTCCTCAACACACTATTTTTCATCGAACTGTCTCTGGTAACCTTTTTGCTCGGCAAGACCGTAGTTTTCACATCAAACTGA